In Geotalea uraniireducens, one genomic interval encodes:
- a CDS encoding HPr family phosphocarrier protein — MLVREFTIVNKLGLHARASALLVKTTSRFGSEIKIAREGVEVNGKSIMGIMMLAAAMGTVITVKVDGEDETEAMAALEEIITNGFGEE; from the coding sequence ATGCTCGTTCGGGAATTTACCATCGTCAACAAGCTGGGGCTCCATGCACGAGCTTCGGCATTACTGGTGAAAACCACCAGCAGATTCGGTTCCGAGATCAAGATCGCCCGCGAAGGCGTTGAAGTTAACGGTAAAAGCATCATGGGGATCATGATGCTGGCAGCGGCGATGGGGACTGTCATCACGGTCAAGGTCGACGGTGAGGACGAAACTGAGGCGATGGCCGCCCTGGAAGAAATCATAACCAATGGCTTTGGCGAGGAATGA
- a CDS encoding PTS sugar transporter subunit IIA, with protein MVGLVLVTHANIAGELLRAAEMIVGPIDHAEAVGISSSDQADSIMEEIAAAVSRVAEGGAVIMTDMFGGTPSNMSLSLLESDRIEVLTGVNLPMVIKFAAERGEGNVTELAKSLKECGREAIAVAGDYLR; from the coding sequence ATGGTTGGTTTAGTGCTTGTGACCCATGCGAATATTGCCGGCGAACTGCTGCGGGCTGCCGAGATGATTGTCGGCCCGATCGATCATGCCGAGGCTGTCGGAATCAGTTCCAGCGATCAGGCCGATTCGATCATGGAGGAGATTGCGGCGGCCGTCAGCCGGGTGGCCGAGGGGGGGGCGGTCATTATGACCGACATGTTTGGCGGTACCCCGTCCAATATGAGCCTTTCGCTGCTCGAAAGCGACCGTATCGAGGTGTTGACCGGCGTTAACCTGCCGATGGTAATCAAGTTTGCGGCCGAGAGAGGAGAGGGGAACGTGACAGAACTCGCCAAATCGCTCAAAGAGTGCGGCCGTGAAGCAATTGCAGTAGCTGGAGATTATCTCAGGTAA
- the hprK gene encoding HPr(Ser) kinase/phosphatase, protein MNTISLSIEDLLKDTEYGLELTLLAGAAGIGHRVFSSRIQKPGLALTGYTEHLHPDRVQVLGNTEISYLRAIPASQTEQNVVKLCQFPISCFIVTKGLEPPDILKREAEKAGIPLLVSPHQSSTFISLITKFLEERLLPTTHIHGVLVDVLGVGVLLVGKSGIGKSECALDLVIRGHRLVADDVVYVKKKMPAALVGQAAEAIQYHIEVRGLGIINIKNLFGVSSIREKKIIEMVIELVEWDAEQEYDRLGLDDEVYTILDLELPYLKIPVRPGRNLTSIIEVAARNHLLKGMGYHSAREFHEKLLARMDVRPLGDEVE, encoded by the coding sequence TTGAACACCATCAGCCTGTCAATTGAAGATCTCCTCAAGGATACGGAGTATGGCCTCGAACTTACGCTGCTTGCCGGAGCCGCCGGAATCGGGCATCGTGTTTTCAGCTCCCGGATTCAGAAGCCCGGCCTCGCCTTGACCGGCTATACCGAACATCTCCACCCAGACCGGGTGCAGGTGCTCGGGAATACCGAGATATCCTATCTTCGGGCGATTCCTGCATCTCAGACGGAGCAGAACGTTGTCAAGCTCTGCCAGTTTCCCATTTCCTGTTTTATTGTCACCAAGGGGCTGGAGCCTCCCGACATCCTCAAGCGTGAGGCGGAAAAGGCAGGCATACCGTTACTCGTTTCACCCCACCAGTCGTCGACATTTATCTCCCTGATCACCAAGTTCCTCGAGGAACGGCTGTTGCCGACAACGCATATCCATGGCGTTCTGGTTGACGTTCTGGGGGTTGGGGTGCTGCTCGTGGGGAAAAGCGGAATCGGCAAGAGCGAGTGCGCTCTCGACCTGGTCATCCGTGGACATCGTCTCGTTGCCGATGATGTCGTCTATGTGAAGAAGAAGATGCCGGCCGCCCTAGTGGGGCAGGCTGCCGAGGCGATCCAGTACCATATCGAAGTTCGCGGGCTTGGCATCATCAATATCAAGAACCTCTTCGGGGTTTCCTCGATTCGCGAAAAGAAGATTATCGAGATGGTGATCGAGCTGGTGGAGTGGGATGCCGAGCAGGAGTATGATCGTCTTGGCCTTGATGACGAAGTGTACACGATCCTCGACCTTGAACTTCCCTACCTGAAAATCCCGGTTCGCCCCGGACGCAACCTCACCTCGATTATCGAAGTGGCGGCGCGAAATCATCTGCTGAAAGGCATGGGGTATCATTCTGCCCGGGAATTCCACGAAAAGCTGCTGGCACGAATGGATGTGCGCCCGCTCGGGGACGAGGTTGAATAG
- the hpf gene encoding ribosome hibernation-promoting factor, HPF/YfiA family: MQIATTFRHMEQSDALKSYAAEKLERVKKYIDEPIAAQVFLTVEKIRHMAEVTLTAKGITIKAAEETNDMYAALDAVIDKIERQLRRYKERLKDHKPSTDTRSIEVQKSIVTAESIEQQIAPVIIPSKTISIKPMSVEEAVMQMDLLHKDFLVFTDSSTEAINVVYRRKDGNYGLIEPTRK; encoded by the coding sequence ATGCAGATCGCAACAACATTCAGGCATATGGAACAGAGTGACGCGCTGAAGAGCTATGCCGCCGAGAAACTGGAGAGGGTAAAGAAATATATTGATGAGCCGATTGCCGCTCAGGTTTTTCTGACCGTCGAGAAAATTCGTCATATGGCAGAAGTTACCCTTACCGCCAAGGGAATTACCATCAAGGCCGCCGAAGAAACCAATGATATGTATGCGGCGCTCGATGCGGTGATTGACAAGATTGAGCGCCAGCTCCGCCGTTACAAGGAGCGGCTCAAAGATCACAAACCGTCGACGGATACCCGTTCCATCGAGGTTCAGAAGAGCATCGTTACCGCCGAAAGCATCGAGCAACAGATTGCTCCGGTCATTATCCCGAGCAAAACCATCTCGATCAAGCCGATGTCGGTGGAAGAGGCCGTTATGCAGATGGATCTCTTGCATAAGGATTTCCTCGTGTTCACCGATTCATCCACCGAAGCGATCAACGTTGTTTATCGTCGTAAGGATGGCAATTACGGGCTGATCGAGCCGACCCGCAAATAA
- the rapZ gene encoding RNase adapter RapZ: MRVLIITGLSGSGKSTAVRVLEDEGYFCVDNLPVLLFPTIIDLVQKTGEGVPGVALVMDIRGRDFSKGYEKVFQEIGESGHSIEIIYFDATDEVLIRRFSETRRRHPALESGSVPEGIRFEREQLAGLRRLATQVIDTSELNVHQLKELVQMRVMDGSGPRRMTIHLQSFGYRFGIPLESDLVMDVRFLPNPYFVPDLRSLPGIDARVRNFVLRQEATSKFLEKFKELLAFLVPAYEREGKSYLTIAIGCTGGRHRSVALVEELRESFAAQGVTVKITHRDMEKG; encoded by the coding sequence ATGCGCGTTCTGATCATCACCGGTCTTTCCGGCTCCGGTAAATCAACGGCGGTGCGGGTTCTGGAAGATGAGGGCTACTTCTGCGTCGACAACCTGCCTGTATTGCTGTTCCCGACAATTATCGATCTGGTGCAGAAGACCGGTGAAGGCGTGCCGGGCGTTGCGCTGGTGATGGATATCCGCGGCCGGGATTTTAGCAAAGGGTACGAAAAAGTCTTCCAGGAGATCGGCGAATCCGGCCACTCCATCGAAATCATCTACTTCGATGCAACCGATGAGGTTCTGATTCGGCGTTTTTCAGAGACTCGCCGCCGCCATCCCGCCTTGGAAAGCGGGTCGGTGCCGGAAGGAATCCGGTTCGAGCGCGAACAGCTTGCCGGCTTGCGGCGCCTGGCCACCCAGGTGATCGATACGTCGGAGTTGAATGTCCATCAACTCAAGGAATTGGTGCAGATGCGGGTGATGGACGGCAGTGGCCCGCGGCGAATGACGATTCATCTCCAATCGTTCGGTTATCGTTTCGGGATACCTCTTGAGTCGGATCTGGTGATGGATGTTCGCTTTCTGCCGAATCCCTACTTCGTGCCGGATCTGCGTTCTTTACCGGGGATCGATGCCCGGGTACGGAATTTTGTGCTGCGGCAGGAGGCTACCAGCAAGTTCCTGGAGAAATTCAAGGAGCTGTTGGCATTCCTAGTCCCGGCTTACGAGCGGGAGGGAAAATCGTATCTGACGATCGCCATCGGCTGCACCGGTGGTCGTCACCGGTCGGTCGCCCTGGTCGAGGAGCTGCGCGAATCGTTTGCCGCACAAGGTGTAACGGTTAAAATCACCCACCGTGATATGGAAAAAGGATAA
- the ptsP gene encoding phosphoenolpyruvate--protein phosphotransferase — MALARNDKISLSGIGASPGIAIGTVRLTDRSRVAVVESAISPEQVPVEIERFRAALAKARHDLEALKEQIAATKGHEHLYVIDTHLLILEDSMLVQGTVDLIGVERINAEAALKRNLLKFKDFFASIEDEYLRERVVDVETVIERILRNMVGKRHEPISAIDEKKVVIVAHDLSPTDVLQIDKSKVVGFITDLGGRTSHSAILARALEIPAVVGLEDLTGEDLDGLPVLIDGTDGTVVINPDQETFRDYLRRKQHYEYIEQELRKLKDLPAETTDGYRIALLGNLEFPEEVPSLKEHGGQGVGLYRTEMLFLNRAGGADEDEQFRAYAAMVASLAPLPVTIRTLDIGGDKIAADLHLEDEMNPALGLRAIRLSLRRPELFKTQLRAILRASALGTVRIFFPMISGIEEIRLVKVLLAEAKDELRRAEIPFDEAIEIGIMIEIPSAVVIADLLAKEVDFFSIGTNDLIQYTLAIDRTNEHLAHLFQPLHPAVLRSLRSVVDAAHNAGIRACMCGEMAGEPAYLPVLLGLGFDELSMNAASIPRVKKILRRAAKTDAERLIATLLTFSTVAEVEQFLKAEIAARFSESFD; from the coding sequence ATGGCTTTGGCGAGGAATGACAAGATATCTCTCTCGGGGATAGGGGCTTCACCCGGCATTGCCATCGGCACGGTCCGGCTGACTGATCGGAGTCGTGTTGCGGTAGTGGAGAGTGCCATCTCCCCTGAGCAGGTGCCGGTGGAAATCGAGCGGTTCAGAGCGGCACTTGCCAAGGCCCGGCACGATCTCGAAGCGCTTAAGGAGCAGATTGCCGCTACCAAGGGCCATGAACATCTCTACGTCATTGATACCCACCTGTTGATTCTCGAAGATTCCATGCTTGTCCAGGGGACTGTTGACCTGATCGGGGTGGAACGGATTAACGCCGAAGCTGCACTCAAAAGAAACCTGCTTAAATTCAAAGATTTTTTTGCCAGCATAGAAGATGAGTATCTGCGTGAGCGGGTCGTCGACGTAGAGACGGTCATTGAGCGGATCCTGCGGAATATGGTCGGCAAACGCCACGAACCGATCAGTGCCATCGACGAAAAGAAGGTGGTTATTGTCGCCCACGATCTGTCCCCTACTGATGTCCTGCAGATTGACAAGAGCAAGGTCGTCGGCTTCATTACCGATCTCGGCGGCCGGACTAGTCATAGCGCCATCCTGGCCAGGGCCCTGGAAATCCCGGCTGTCGTTGGCTTGGAAGACCTGACCGGCGAGGACCTCGATGGATTGCCGGTCCTCATCGACGGTACCGATGGCACGGTAGTGATCAATCCCGACCAGGAGACGTTCCGTGACTATCTACGCCGCAAGCAACATTACGAATATATCGAGCAGGAACTCAGAAAACTGAAAGATCTTCCTGCCGAGACGACCGACGGTTATCGGATCGCCCTGCTGGGCAACCTGGAGTTTCCCGAAGAAGTCCCCTCGCTCAAGGAACATGGCGGGCAAGGCGTCGGCCTTTACCGCACGGAAATGCTGTTTCTGAATCGCGCCGGCGGAGCCGACGAGGATGAGCAGTTTCGTGCCTATGCCGCCATGGTTGCTTCGCTGGCTCCCCTTCCGGTGACCATTCGGACGCTCGATATCGGCGGTGACAAAATTGCCGCCGATCTGCATCTCGAAGATGAGATGAACCCGGCCCTCGGATTGCGGGCCATCCGCCTGTCGCTGCGCCGGCCGGAGCTTTTCAAGACCCAGTTGCGGGCGATCCTGCGGGCCAGTGCCCTTGGCACAGTCCGCATCTTTTTCCCGATGATTTCCGGGATCGAAGAGATTCGCCTGGTCAAGGTGTTGCTGGCAGAGGCCAAGGACGAACTGCGCCGCGCAGAAATCCCTTTCGACGAGGCTATCGAGATCGGCATCATGATCGAGATCCCGTCGGCGGTGGTCATTGCCGACCTGCTAGCCAAGGAGGTTGATTTCTTCAGTATCGGGACCAATGACCTCATCCAGTACACTCTGGCCATCGACCGCACCAACGAGCATCTGGCCCACCTGTTCCAGCCCCTTCATCCCGCGGTGCTCCGGTCGCTGCGGTCGGTTGTCGACGCGGCACATAACGCCGGGATCCGCGCCTGCATGTGCGGGGAGATGGCCGGCGAGCCGGCGTACTTGCCGGTGCTCCTCGGGCTCGGTTTCGACGAACTGTCCATGAACGCTGCGTCCATTCCCCGGGTCAAGAAGATCCTGCGCCGCGCCGCCAAGACTGACGCCGAGCGTCTCATCGCCACTCTCCTGACGTTTTCCACGGTGGCTGAAGTCGAGCAGTTCCTCAAGGCGGAAATTGCCGCCCGTTTTTCGGAGAGTTTCGACTGA
- a CDS encoding sensor histidine kinase → MRWLKRLFTPLYALIGIQVVWGLLVFFWIYWFVGRHKEFRALAERYRPELLGRGFDWVVLVEGLILLVIILAGVYVIFLFWRRQSTLYREQKEFISQVTHELKSPLASIKLHLETIRLRKPPPEKLERFLDTMLEDIERLDNLISNFLMAAKIEQRRRAPQYPVIDFSAFLTRYLEQQRSKLPEGGSIGLDIQEGLRAAIDTDGMETALRNLFENAILYSPTSPEIQVVLRRKGRYGLLTFSDNGKGIEADELKKIFKMFYRVRRQGENIRGTGLGLYIVKTVIREHGGTITATSGGIGKGTSFHLAIPLVD, encoded by the coding sequence ATGAGATGGCTCAAGAGACTGTTCACTCCGCTCTACGCCCTGATCGGCATCCAGGTTGTCTGGGGGCTTTTGGTCTTTTTCTGGATCTACTGGTTTGTCGGCCGGCACAAGGAGTTTCGCGCCCTGGCGGAGCGTTACCGCCCGGAACTGCTCGGCCGCGGCTTCGACTGGGTGGTCCTGGTCGAAGGGCTGATCCTGCTGGTGATCATTCTGGCCGGCGTTTACGTGATCTTCCTTTTCTGGCGCCGCCAGTCGACCCTCTACCGGGAGCAGAAAGAGTTCATCTCCCAGGTCACCCACGAACTGAAATCACCCCTCGCCTCCATCAAGCTCCATCTGGAAACCATCAGGCTGCGCAAGCCGCCGCCCGAAAAACTGGAGCGCTTTCTCGACACCATGCTGGAAGACATCGAGCGGCTCGATAACCTGATCAGCAATTTTCTGATGGCGGCCAAGATCGAGCAGCGCCGGCGTGCTCCCCAGTATCCGGTGATCGATTTTTCAGCTTTCCTCACCCGCTATCTGGAGCAGCAGCGGAGTAAACTTCCCGAGGGAGGGAGCATCGGTCTCGACATCCAGGAAGGATTGCGGGCGGCGATCGACACGGACGGGATGGAAACCGCTCTGCGCAACCTGTTCGAGAACGCCATCCTCTATAGCCCCACCTCCCCGGAAATCCAGGTCGTGCTGCGGCGCAAAGGGCGGTATGGACTGTTGACCTTCAGCGATAACGGCAAGGGGATCGAAGCGGATGAGCTGAAGAAAATCTTCAAAATGTTCTACCGGGTGCGGCGCCAGGGGGAAAATATCCGCGGCACCGGCCTCGGGCTGTACATCGTGAAGACGGTCATCAGGGAACACGGGGGGACCATCACCGCAACCAGTGGCGGAATCGGCAAGGGGACCAGCTTTCACCTGGCCATCCCGCTGGTCGATTGA
- the rpoN gene encoding RNA polymerase factor sigma-54: MAIEMRQQMKMTQQLVMTPQLQQAIKLLQLSRLELQDLVRQEMEENPVLEETLEVEEPKEQDQLEAAEKEEPPVSDDKEFHEVKAGEETLRDTDWDSYLEGYNFTAGEQYYDDDERPSYENILTRKGTLTDHLLWQLNLTRITEEELRIGTEIIGNIDEDGYLRASVDELALACGIDGAIAEAALKKIQEFDPMGVGARDLKECLLIQIEQLGMTGSVVEGIVSNHLQDMETRKYRQIAKALGVEINDVLVAAKVIAGLDPKPGRLYGSEEVHYISPDIFVYKIADDYVVVLNDEGLPNLRLSPFYASDLKSGGQIDAKAEEYINDKVRSAMWLIKSIHQRQRTIYKVAKSIVKFQREFLDRGIEYLRPLVLRDVAEDIGMHESTISRVTTNKYMQTPQGLFEMKYFFNSGISTTEGDFIASESVKNKIKEIVEAEDPRKPYSDQRIAELLSAHNINIARRTVTKYREMLRIGSSSERKRHF; this comes from the coding sequence ATGGCCATCGAAATGCGCCAACAGATGAAAATGACCCAGCAGCTGGTGATGACTCCCCAGTTGCAGCAGGCGATAAAGCTTCTTCAGCTTTCCCGGCTCGAACTTCAGGATCTCGTGCGCCAGGAAATGGAGGAGAATCCTGTTCTTGAGGAGACTCTGGAGGTTGAAGAGCCCAAGGAACAGGATCAACTTGAAGCCGCCGAAAAGGAAGAGCCGCCGGTCAGCGACGATAAGGAATTTCATGAGGTGAAGGCCGGCGAGGAGACGCTTCGCGACACCGATTGGGACAGTTATCTCGAAGGCTACAATTTCACCGCGGGCGAACAGTATTACGACGACGACGAACGGCCGTCGTACGAAAACATCCTCACCCGGAAAGGTACGCTGACCGATCACCTGCTGTGGCAGCTTAACCTGACCAGAATTACGGAGGAAGAACTCCGGATCGGCACCGAAATCATCGGCAACATTGATGAGGACGGTTATCTGCGGGCGTCAGTCGATGAACTGGCGCTTGCCTGCGGTATTGACGGGGCGATTGCCGAAGCGGCGTTGAAGAAAATCCAGGAATTCGACCCGATGGGGGTGGGTGCCCGGGATCTGAAAGAGTGCCTGTTGATCCAGATCGAGCAGCTCGGGATGACAGGGAGTGTCGTCGAAGGGATCGTCAGCAACCATCTGCAGGATATGGAAACCCGTAAATATCGCCAGATTGCCAAGGCGCTGGGTGTCGAGATCAACGATGTGCTCGTTGCCGCCAAGGTTATTGCCGGGCTCGATCCAAAACCCGGTCGTCTTTACGGCTCCGAAGAAGTGCATTATATTTCCCCCGATATTTTCGTCTACAAAATTGCCGACGATTATGTCGTCGTGTTGAATGATGAAGGACTTCCCAACCTCCGGCTGAGCCCGTTCTATGCGAGCGACCTGAAGAGTGGCGGGCAGATAGATGCGAAGGCGGAAGAGTATATCAATGATAAGGTGCGCTCCGCGATGTGGCTCATCAAGAGCATCCATCAGCGGCAGCGGACGATCTACAAGGTTGCCAAGAGCATCGTCAAATTCCAGCGCGAATTTCTTGATCGCGGCATCGAGTATCTCCGGCCGCTTGTCCTCCGTGACGTTGCCGAGGATATCGGCATGCATGAGTCGACGATCAGCCGCGTGACAACGAACAAGTACATGCAGACCCCCCAAGGGCTGTTCGAAATGAAGTATTTCTTTAACAGCGGGATCTCGACAACCGAAGGCGATTTTATCGCCTCCGAAAGCGTCAAGAACAAGATCAAGGAGATCGTCGAGGCCGAAGACCCCCGCAAGCCTTACAGCGACCAGCGGATTGCCGAACTGCTCTCAGCGCACAACATCAATATCGCCCGGCGGACGGTGACCAAGTACCGCGAGATGCTGCGGATCGGCTCGTCATCCGAGCGTAAACGACATTTTTAA
- a CDS encoding NAD(P)H-dependent flavin oxidoreductase: MIGPLKIGKHEVQYPLIQGGMGVRISGWRLAGSVAACGGVGLVAAAGISLNSGLFTGDNFLQSNPAALREELRKAYTLAPAGVIGVNIMVALTDYEELVRAAIEGGAKVIVCGAGLPLSLPELTAHAPDVALVPIVSSIRAAQLIAKKWEKGFARLPDAVVVEDPDTAGGHLGEKLENIGTGSYDQYGTVRAVKEFFLAEYGRQMPVIAAGGIWSREDLHHALAEGADGVQMASRFVPTVECDADDTYKEAYLRCRKEDIGLIMSPAGLPGRAIISNQEQIVLHDQLQGTMCNNGCLKKCSYKETGERFCIVSALDRAQRGDVESGLVFCGSNAWRAERITTVREVFDELFAEQQVGEEAA; encoded by the coding sequence ATGATCGGACCGTTGAAGATCGGTAAACATGAAGTACAGTATCCGCTCATTCAGGGCGGGATGGGGGTACGCATCTCGGGGTGGCGGCTGGCTGGCAGTGTGGCTGCCTGCGGTGGCGTCGGGCTGGTGGCCGCGGCGGGGATTTCCCTGAACAGCGGGCTCTTTACCGGCGACAACTTCCTCCAGTCCAATCCGGCCGCTCTGCGGGAGGAGTTACGCAAAGCCTATACCCTGGCTCCCGCGGGGGTTATTGGCGTCAATATCATGGTGGCCCTTACCGATTACGAAGAGCTGGTCCGGGCGGCTATCGAGGGTGGCGCCAAAGTCATCGTCTGTGGTGCCGGCTTGCCGCTCTCGCTCCCCGAACTGACCGCTCACGCTCCCGATGTTGCCCTGGTGCCGATCGTCTCGTCGATCCGGGCCGCCCAACTGATCGCCAAAAAATGGGAAAAAGGTTTCGCCCGGCTCCCCGATGCCGTGGTCGTGGAAGATCCCGATACTGCCGGCGGCCATCTGGGAGAGAAGCTGGAGAACATTGGCACCGGCAGCTACGACCAGTATGGGACGGTACGTGCCGTCAAGGAATTTTTCCTGGCCGAATACGGCCGGCAGATGCCGGTGATTGCCGCCGGTGGCATCTGGAGCCGGGAAGATCTTCACCATGCGCTGGCGGAGGGGGCTGACGGAGTTCAGATGGCCAGCCGCTTTGTCCCGACGGTTGAGTGTGATGCGGATGACACCTATAAGGAAGCCTATCTTCGCTGTCGTAAGGAGGATATCGGCCTGATCATGAGTCCGGCCGGACTGCCGGGCCGGGCGATCATCAGCAATCAGGAGCAGATTGTTCTCCACGACCAGTTGCAGGGGACAATGTGCAACAATGGCTGTCTGAAGAAGTGCTCGTACAAAGAAACCGGGGAACGGTTTTGTATTGTCAGTGCCCTTGATCGAGCGCAACGGGGCGATGTCGAATCGGGACTGGTATTTTGTGGCTCCAATGCCTGGAGGGCTGAACGGATCACCACGGTTCGGGAGGTCTTCGACGAGCTTTTTGCCGAACAACAGGTTGGCGAGGAGGCGGCATAA
- the metK gene encoding methionine adenosyltransferase — translation MEMKDYIFTSESVSEGHPDKVADQVSDAILDAIISQDPRARVACETLVTTGMAVIAGEITTSAVVDYPKVVRETIKDIGYNDSAMGFDWETCAVLVSIDKQSPDISQGVTEGEGMFKEQGAGDQGLMFGYACDETPALMPMTIMYAHQLTQRLAEVRKNGVLNFLRPDSKSQVSIQYVDDKPVRVDTVVISSQHTPEVSHETIKEGIIEEVVKKIIPAQLMDDKTRFLINPTGRFVIGGPMGDCGLTGRKIIVDSYGGHGAHGGGAFSGKDPSKVDRSAAYMGRYVAKNLVAAGLCSKCEVQVAYAIGVAEPVSVMVDTSGTGKIPSKRIAEIVREVFDLRPRAIIEQLDLLRPIYRKTAAYGHFGRELPEFTWERTDKAEIIRQKAGL, via the coding sequence ATGGAAATGAAAGATTACATTTTCACGTCGGAATCCGTTTCCGAAGGGCATCCGGACAAGGTTGCCGACCAGGTATCGGATGCGATTCTCGATGCGATTATCTCCCAGGACCCCCGTGCCCGGGTCGCCTGTGAAACCCTCGTGACGACCGGGATGGCGGTGATTGCCGGTGAAATCACCACCAGCGCCGTTGTCGACTACCCGAAGGTGGTTCGCGAAACCATCAAGGATATCGGTTATAACGACTCCGCTATGGGGTTTGACTGGGAGACCTGCGCCGTCCTCGTTTCGATTGACAAGCAGTCCCCGGATATCTCCCAAGGGGTCACCGAAGGAGAGGGGATGTTCAAGGAGCAGGGCGCCGGCGATCAGGGATTGATGTTTGGTTATGCCTGCGATGAAACCCCTGCGTTGATGCCGATGACCATCATGTATGCCCATCAGCTTACCCAGCGGCTGGCTGAAGTGCGGAAAAACGGCGTACTCAACTTCCTCCGTCCCGACTCCAAGTCGCAGGTTTCGATCCAGTATGTGGATGACAAGCCGGTACGGGTCGATACGGTGGTCATCTCCTCGCAGCACACCCCCGAAGTCTCCCATGAAACCATCAAGGAGGGGATTATCGAGGAGGTGGTCAAAAAGATCATTCCGGCGCAGCTGATGGATGACAAAACCCGCTTCCTGATCAACCCGACCGGCCGCTTCGTCATCGGCGGCCCGATGGGCGACTGCGGCCTTACCGGCCGAAAAATTATCGTCGACAGCTACGGTGGGCACGGCGCCCATGGTGGTGGGGCTTTCTCCGGCAAGGACCCGTCCAAGGTCGACCGATCGGCTGCCTATATGGGCCGTTACGTGGCAAAGAACCTGGTGGCCGCCGGCCTCTGCAGCAAGTGCGAAGTCCAGGTCGCCTATGCCATCGGGGTTGCCGAACCGGTGTCGGTGATGGTCGATACGTCGGGTACCGGCAAAATCCCGTCCAAGCGGATTGCCGAGATCGTCCGTGAGGTCTTCGATCTTCGTCCCCGGGCGATTATCGAGCAGCTCGACCTGCTCCGGCCGATCTATCGCAAGACTGCCGCTTACGGCCATTTTGGCCGGGAGCTGCCGGAATTTACCTGGGAGCGGACCGACAAGGCGGAGATTATTCGTCAGAAGGCGGGGCTGTAG
- a CDS encoding response regulator transcription factor produces MAEEQPHILLVEDEMHLARGICFNLEQEGYRVSHVESGEEALERLAIDRFALLIIDVMLPGIDGFTVCERVRTMDARVPILILTARADEGDRVIGLQSGADDYLTKPFSLSEFLLRVGGMLRRSSWYRPEPIEEGYRFGDNEIFLLSYHARTAQGEIDLTELEVKMLALFFQREGQAITRKDILENVWGYTSDTETRTLDNFIVRLRKYFEPNPAQPVYFQTVRGVGYRFTRGGADKVPS; encoded by the coding sequence ATGGCGGAAGAGCAACCGCATATCCTGCTCGTCGAAGACGAAATGCATCTCGCCCGGGGGATTTGCTTCAACCTGGAGCAGGAGGGGTATCGGGTCAGCCACGTCGAGAGCGGCGAGGAAGCGCTCGAACGGCTGGCTATCGACCGCTTTGCCCTGCTGATCATTGACGTCATGCTGCCGGGTATCGACGGCTTCACGGTCTGTGAAAGGGTCCGCACCATGGATGCCAGGGTGCCGATCCTCATTCTCACTGCCCGGGCCGATGAAGGCGACCGGGTCATCGGGCTACAGAGCGGTGCCGACGATTACCTGACCAAGCCCTTCAGTCTCAGCGAATTCCTGCTCCGGGTCGGTGGCATGCTCCGCCGCTCTTCCTGGTATCGTCCCGAACCCATCGAAGAGGGATACCGTTTTGGCGACAACGAGATATTCCTGCTTTCGTACCACGCCCGGACCGCCCAGGGCGAGATCGACCTGACCGAACTCGAAGTCAAGATGCTCGCCCTCTTCTTCCAGCGCGAGGGGCAGGCAATCACGCGGAAAGATATCCTCGAAAACGTCTGGGGATATACCTCCGACACCGAAACGAGGACCCTCGACAATTTTATTGTGCGCCTCCGCAAGTATTTCGAGCCCAATCCGGCGCAACCGGTCTATTTTCAGACGGTCCGCGGCGTCGGCTACCGCTTCACCCGCGGGGGAGCTGACAAAGTACCGTCCTAA